Proteins encoded by one window of Pseudomonas tructae:
- a CDS encoding 8-oxoguanine DNA glycosylase, whose product MQNGVVFVDSKIYSRDFPDALSEVLPGVAWGLIEAFPTPAYWAYQVWANEQEPEPLNYKLGATLAEEVGACLLGGHGIPASVGLAAFAHLRNLGAFDTKVPSEEQLQEWLTLPLKIGSRSVRYRFAKQKARYLHLALTALALGGVPLHSGRALRDWLLELPGIGYKTASWIARNWLDADDVAILDIHILRAGALAGFFSPGLTVERHYLKLEAEFLALSKAIKVRPSKLDALMWYQMMSAPTVVHGLLNQAGLKAA is encoded by the coding sequence ATGCAGAACGGTGTTGTGTTCGTAGACTCTAAGATCTACAGCCGCGATTTCCCAGACGCTCTGAGCGAAGTGCTCCCGGGTGTTGCATGGGGTTTGATCGAAGCTTTCCCGACACCGGCGTACTGGGCGTACCAGGTGTGGGCAAACGAGCAAGAGCCTGAGCCTCTCAACTACAAGCTTGGCGCCACCCTGGCTGAAGAGGTCGGAGCGTGCCTACTGGGTGGCCACGGAATCCCGGCTAGTGTCGGATTGGCGGCCTTCGCCCACCTGAGAAACCTCGGTGCATTTGACACTAAGGTACCTAGTGAGGAGCAGCTGCAAGAGTGGCTGACCCTCCCACTGAAAATCGGTAGCCGCTCAGTGCGCTACCGCTTTGCCAAACAGAAGGCGCGTTACCTCCATTTAGCACTCACAGCCTTGGCCTTAGGGGGTGTTCCTCTTCATTCTGGCCGAGCTCTTCGGGACTGGCTGCTGGAGCTGCCAGGCATTGGCTACAAGACCGCCTCTTGGATTGCTCGCAACTGGCTTGATGCCGATGACGTCGCCATCCTGGATATCCACATCCTGCGTGCAGGGGCATTGGCTGGCTTTTTCTCCCCCGGTCTCACCGTGGAGCGTCACTACCTGAAGCTCGAAGCGGAGTTTCTTGCGCTGAGCAAAGCGATTAAGGTTCGCCCCTCCAAGCTCGACGCGCTGATGTGGTACCAGATGATGTCTGCGCCTACCGTCGTCCACGGTCTGCTGAACCAAGCTGGTTTGAAAGCCGCCTAG
- a CDS encoding DNA adenine methylase, producing MINLMPPHQTYIETHLGAGAVLRHKKPAARNIGVDIDPAVHDAWAEHQVESFELIQDDASNYLSSFSYDGSELIYSDPPYVTQTRRRAKIYRYEYDQSQHEQLLRTLCGVPCKVMISGYDSALYNETLQGWRKVTFTAKTHTDVREECVWMNYSAPVELHDSRYLGDTFRERQNIARRQSRLRDRVAAMDPVERSDFLHWITQTYGSAQEAL from the coding sequence TTGATCAACCTGATGCCTCCGCATCAGACCTACATCGAGACGCACTTGGGCGCGGGCGCTGTCCTGCGCCACAAAAAACCTGCTGCCCGAAACATCGGTGTCGATATAGATCCCGCTGTTCACGACGCTTGGGCTGAGCACCAGGTTGAGAGCTTTGAGCTCATCCAGGATGATGCTTCAAACTACCTGAGCAGCTTTTCATACGACGGTAGCGAGCTGATCTATTCTGACCCACCGTATGTCACACAGACCCGGCGTCGCGCCAAGATCTACCGCTACGAATATGACCAGTCCCAGCATGAGCAACTGCTACGTACGCTGTGCGGCGTCCCGTGCAAGGTTATGATCTCCGGTTACGACAGTGCCTTGTACAACGAAACCCTCCAAGGATGGAGGAAGGTGACGTTTACGGCGAAGACGCACACAGATGTCAGGGAGGAATGCGTCTGGATGAACTACTCTGCCCCAGTGGAACTTCACGACAGTCGTTACTTAGGCGACACGTTTCGCGAACGGCAGAACATTGCCCGACGTCAGTCCCGGCTCCGCGATCGTGTTGCTGCCATGGATCCGGTAGAGCGCAGCGATTTCCTGCACTGGATCACGCAGACCTATGGCTCCGCTCAGGAGGCACTGTAA